In Roseiconus lacunae, a genomic segment contains:
- a CDS encoding cysteine desulfurase family protein — protein sequence MSQQSAPVYLDYAATTPVDRRVVDTMHPFFVEQFGNPNSLDHRLGWDARDAIERARVQVAMLINASPNEIVFTSSATEAINLAIKGIVLSNRSKHHRLATTTVEHSAVLQTCRQLEEWRLSTTEYLPVDSDGCLDLDQVEESMAANASTMLSVMHANNETGTLYPINELASIAHRSGSLLMTDATQSVGKANVDVRASQVDLLAFSAHKIYGPKGIGALFIRGGLSRQELSPLIVGGGQEHGLRSGTENVAAIVGFGKACEITMAEQMQHAEALGDYQRDFELKLKALHPDVVVLSDQTKRLPSISNVSFPGVESKELIQELRGYAFSRQAACATSAAKPSHVLQALGRTEPQCRQAIRISFGKSFTNQANASLPSAQKLACDIAAAVSLLRH from the coding sequence ATGTCCCAACAATCGGCCCCTGTTTACTTGGATTACGCAGCGACAACCCCCGTTGATCGGCGCGTTGTCGATACCATGCATCCATTTTTCGTGGAACAATTTGGAAACCCCAATAGCCTGGATCATCGTTTGGGATGGGACGCAAGGGATGCCATCGAACGGGCACGTGTCCAAGTCGCGATGCTGATCAATGCGTCGCCAAACGAAATCGTCTTTACATCCAGTGCGACCGAAGCCATCAATCTGGCTATCAAAGGGATCGTTTTGTCAAATCGATCGAAACATCATCGCTTGGCGACGACAACGGTCGAACATTCCGCCGTGTTGCAGACGTGTCGACAGCTTGAAGAATGGCGGTTGTCCACGACCGAGTATTTGCCCGTCGATAGCGATGGGTGCTTAGATCTTGATCAAGTCGAAGAATCGATGGCGGCGAATGCGAGCACGATGCTGTCAGTGATGCACGCTAACAACGAAACCGGAACGCTCTACCCGATCAACGAACTCGCATCGATCGCCCATCGATCGGGATCCTTATTGATGACCGATGCGACTCAATCTGTTGGGAAAGCGAACGTCGATGTCCGCGCCAGCCAGGTTGATTTACTCGCATTTTCGGCTCATAAGATTTACGGTCCCAAAGGCATCGGAGCGTTGTTCATTCGAGGCGGGCTTTCCCGGCAAGAACTATCGCCGTTGATTGTCGGCGGAGGCCAAGAACATGGGCTGCGAAGCGGTACCGAGAACGTTGCCGCCATCGTCGGATTCGGCAAGGCTTGCGAAATCACGATGGCAGAGCAAATGCAGCACGCCGAAGCCTTGGGGGACTATCAACGTGATTTCGAACTCAAGTTGAAAGCGTTGCACCCCGATGTCGTAGTTTTAAGCGATCAGACAAAGCGTTTGCCTTCGATCAGCAATGTGTCGTTTCCGGGTGTCGAATCTAAAGAGCTGATCCAGGAACTTCGCGGCTACGCGTTTAGTCGTCAGGCTGCGTGCGCGACTTCGGCGGCAAAACCCAGCCATGTCCTGCAAGCCTTGGGGCGTACCGAACCGCAGTGCCGGCAAGCGATTAGAATCAGCTTCGGAAAATCGTTCACCAACCAGGCCAATGCCTCGCTCCCGTCTGCCCAAAAACTTGCCTGCGACATTGCCGCAGCGGTATCGCTATTGCGGCATTAG
- a CDS encoding methyltransferase regulatory domain-containing protein: MSASSKNDTNETAYDVVPYQSWPFAQSHPDRLAVMAKLFGLDPTRIDRSRVLELGCAAGGNLLPLAQTYSASQFVGIDLSARELCDGQQSLDQLSLSNIELRQANILDVDASFGTFDYIIAHGVFSWIPTEVQEHVFRLCKALLRPHGVAYISFNTYPGWHMRGMIRSMLTYHTRQFSEPREQIEQARGLLKFLSHSVPTEGNPYGAYLQQELEWCEQSDDSYLYHDLLAGINEPTLFHEFVDRAESHGLQYLSECDLASMASCNFNKDIDETLQRLSQDLIQIEQYMDFLRNRTFRQTLLCHREHALDRTLNPKYCRTLHFASPLAPESSSVDLAEGVVERFAASGIAVNSSNPMIKAAHVLMSRAWPVWIPFDQLTHEAMRLASIDPTDEPQRQRRSMQLGEHLIRCFASRAVVVHSAPPTFETVLNDRPAVTDLTRYQAKTLGYVTNQKHEVVQLDAFCRCIAERLDGTRTISQLTNEIHEMISNGQLRYTDHGDDSAQSRSQLNELPLDKTSREVQWALDQIRSAFLLVASFRNSSSSSPN, encoded by the coding sequence ATGTCAGCATCCTCAAAAAACGACACCAATGAGACCGCCTACGATGTCGTCCCCTATCAAAGCTGGCCGTTCGCGCAGAGCCATCCTGATCGACTTGCCGTGATGGCCAAACTGTTTGGACTCGATCCGACTCGTATCGATCGGTCACGAGTGCTGGAACTTGGATGTGCGGCCGGTGGCAATCTGCTTCCACTCGCTCAAACTTATTCTGCCAGTCAATTCGTCGGAATCGATCTTTCAGCACGAGAACTTTGCGACGGCCAACAATCGCTCGATCAGCTATCGCTTTCAAACATCGAATTGCGGCAAGCAAATATATTGGATGTCGATGCATCCTTTGGGACCTTTGACTACATCATCGCTCACGGCGTCTTCAGTTGGATCCCGACGGAAGTCCAAGAACATGTTTTTCGTTTGTGCAAGGCACTCCTTCGCCCCCATGGAGTCGCTTATATCAGCTTCAACACGTACCCCGGCTGGCATATGCGTGGCATGATTCGCAGCATGCTGACGTATCACACTCGCCAGTTTTCAGAGCCGAGAGAACAAATCGAGCAGGCGCGTGGATTGCTTAAGTTCTTGAGCCATTCCGTTCCCACAGAAGGCAATCCCTACGGAGCCTACTTACAACAAGAGCTCGAATGGTGCGAACAGTCTGACGATTCGTATCTCTACCACGATCTTTTAGCGGGGATCAATGAGCCAACGTTGTTTCATGAGTTTGTCGACCGGGCCGAGTCACACGGATTGCAATACTTGTCCGAATGCGATCTTGCATCGATGGCGTCATGCAATTTCAACAAAGATATCGATGAAACGTTGCAACGTCTCTCACAAGATTTAATTCAGATTGAACAATACATGGACTTTTTGCGAAACCGAACGTTCCGGCAAACATTGTTGTGTCATCGCGAGCATGCGTTGGATCGCACTTTGAATCCGAAGTACTGCCGAACTCTGCATTTTGCTTCTCCACTGGCCCCCGAATCATCTTCGGTTGATCTAGCCGAGGGCGTTGTGGAAAGGTTTGCCGCATCCGGAATCGCAGTGAATTCATCGAACCCTATGATCAAGGCGGCACATGTATTGATGTCGAGAGCTTGGCCTGTCTGGATTCCGTTTGATCAGCTTACTCACGAAGCGATGCGGCTTGCTTCGATCGACCCGACAGACGAACCGCAGCGTCAACGCCGATCGATGCAATTGGGCGAACATCTGATCCGATGTTTCGCGTCACGCGCCGTCGTGGTCCACTCGGCACCGCCCACTTTCGAAACAGTGCTCAACGATCGCCCCGCAGTCACTGACTTGACACGATACCAAGCGAAGACCCTCGGATATGTGACCAACCAAAAACACGAAGTCGTCCAACTCGATGCCTTTTGTCGCTGTATCGCCGAACGCTTGGACGGGACTCGAACGATTTCGCAGCTGACAAACGAGATACACGAAATGATCAGCAATGGGCAACTACGTTACACCGACCACGGTGACGATTCCGCACAAAGTCGGTCACAATTAAACGAGTTGCCGCTGGACAAAACATCCCGCGAAGTGCAATGGGCGCTCGATCAAATTCGATCGGCATTCCTGCTCGTCGCGTCGTTTCGAAATTCTTCGTCGTCTTCCCCAAACTAA
- the mnmD gene encoding tRNA (5-methylaminomethyl-2-thiouridine)(34)-methyltransferase MnmD, whose amino-acid sequence MPIPVRDTFDSDRADLKIQVTDDGSRTLVRTGTSDSFHSGCGALSETEHVYIKNSGVLDRLRHRRPTRVLEVGLGTAMGLIATLSHAIDHDCELEYVALETDWVSASIVRMLRPYQWTKHHVLVDRFLAYRDSLSTAVAPGSYPWTFDSKRRVRIEIVDVLRWKPEDTRPFDAIYFDPFCPENAPELWTPDCFKHMRSLIDSGGSLTTYSCSRPVRDALEAGGWNVTRVPGPAGGKREVLVANPGEPSPL is encoded by the coding sequence ATGCCGATCCCCGTTCGCGACACTTTTGACTCTGATCGCGCCGACTTAAAAATTCAAGTCACCGATGATGGCAGTCGAACGCTGGTCCGAACCGGCACATCAGACTCATTCCATAGCGGTTGCGGGGCATTGAGCGAAACCGAGCATGTTTACATCAAAAACAGTGGCGTCTTAGATAGACTCCGTCATCGTCGACCAACACGGGTTTTGGAAGTCGGGCTCGGCACCGCGATGGGATTAATCGCGACGCTTTCCCATGCGATCGATCATGATTGCGAACTCGAGTATGTGGCGTTGGAAACCGACTGGGTGTCTGCATCGATCGTTCGAATGTTACGTCCCTATCAATGGACGAAGCACCACGTTTTGGTCGATCGTTTCTTAGCCTACAGAGACTCGCTATCGACCGCCGTGGCCCCCGGAAGCTACCCGTGGACCTTCGATTCGAAGCGTCGTGTGCGGATCGAAATTGTCGATGTGCTGCGTTGGAAACCGGAGGATACACGACCATTCGACGCCATCTATTTTGATCCCTTTTGTCCGGAAAACGCCCCCGAATTGTGGACACCGGATTGTTTTAAACACATGCGATCCCTGATCGATTCAGGCGGAAGCTTGACGACCTATAGTTGCAGTCGTCCGGTGCGTGACGCGCTCGAGGCAGGCGGGTGGAACGTGACGCGTGTCCCCGGTCCGGCAGGTGGTAAACGTGAAGTACTGGTTGCGAATCCTGGCGAACCAAGTCCTCTATAA
- a CDS encoding outer membrane protein assembly factor BamB family protein, with amino-acid sequence MMYRAKVLLGCCFFLSSTLAVPSINTGRADELMSSSAATRLGLEQAWRRQLRVANGAQSIVDFQIYISKSEPREYIEVVGVAEGDNDAPVYFRIATDQIGSNGEAIGKKEAERLAGREVVRMTRRLPQKPTIRSTTVPKVFLYTLSSNGTVDCRDAESGKPVWVSQVGNSDLGYGRLGIDDQLVTVTNGGNIILLDAKDGYEIDQKPTVDVPLHGAIHCGGFVIVPTIRNGMEGYRLDDLAAREPTSRYMQTVEGLAIDTPAKSPTSPTVSWGTDAGFVYFMDVTSTPSVTFRLNTVGIVTGRPATAVGDRFFFGSEGGQAYSVKATRLGHVLWSQPLGEPFYDTPFLMESKVFLNSAYGNLFALDEQTGAPVWETPTASVAEILGGLSGSLFVRLMSGHFATVDLKDGRISHVLPISKSDFVAINRKTDRLYLIDSRGVAQCMRPVGSIAPTILQPHDAEVEEAVEEEKTPTKPETTEPGSGPFNDPFGGGGNDPFGAGGNSGGGDANPFGGGDAGGAETMDDPFGAPAGGGGDPFGENPFG; translated from the coding sequence ATGATGTATCGCGCCAAAGTCCTGCTGGGCTGTTGCTTCTTCCTCTCCAGCACCCTCGCGGTCCCCTCGATCAATACCGGCCGAGCCGACGAATTAATGTCGTCTTCGGCGGCCACTCGCCTGGGGCTCGAGCAAGCCTGGCGGCGACAATTGCGTGTCGCCAATGGTGCGCAGTCGATCGTTGATTTCCAAATCTACATCAGTAAATCAGAACCTCGCGAATACATTGAGGTGGTCGGTGTTGCCGAGGGGGACAACGACGCGCCGGTGTATTTTCGGATCGCGACGGACCAAATCGGTAGCAACGGAGAAGCGATCGGGAAAAAAGAAGCGGAGCGGCTTGCGGGGCGCGAAGTGGTCCGAATGACTCGCCGCTTGCCTCAAAAACCCACGATCCGATCGACTACGGTTCCCAAGGTTTTTCTTTACACGCTTTCCAGCAATGGCACGGTCGATTGCCGTGATGCTGAATCTGGTAAACCAGTTTGGGTCTCACAAGTCGGCAATTCTGATCTCGGATACGGTCGATTGGGGATCGACGACCAACTGGTTACTGTTACCAATGGCGGCAACATCATTTTGCTGGACGCCAAAGACGGCTATGAGATTGATCAAAAGCCAACCGTCGACGTCCCACTTCACGGTGCTATTCACTGTGGCGGCTTTGTGATCGTGCCCACGATTCGTAACGGGATGGAAGGCTACCGTTTAGACGATTTGGCCGCGAGGGAGCCCACATCGCGGTACATGCAAACAGTCGAAGGGTTGGCGATTGATACGCCTGCCAAGTCGCCGACGTCGCCGACCGTTTCTTGGGGAACCGACGCCGGGTTTGTTTACTTCATGGATGTCACCAGCACACCCTCGGTCACGTTTCGATTGAATACCGTCGGTATCGTGACCGGTCGCCCCGCGACAGCCGTGGGGGATCGGTTTTTCTTCGGCAGTGAAGGCGGACAAGCTTACTCTGTGAAGGCGACGCGATTGGGGCATGTGTTGTGGAGCCAGCCACTTGGCGAGCCGTTCTACGACACGCCATTTTTGATGGAATCGAAAGTGTTCCTGAATTCCGCTTACGGCAACCTGTTCGCGTTGGATGAGCAAACGGGGGCTCCGGTATGGGAAACCCCGACGGCTAGCGTTGCTGAAATATTGGGTGGGCTTTCGGGAAGCCTCTTTGTCCGATTGATGAGTGGCCATTTCGCTACGGTTGATTTGAAAGATGGTCGTATAAGTCATGTGCTACCGATTTCGAAGTCAGACTTTGTCGCCATCAATCGCAAAACCGATCGGTTATACCTGATCGATTCTCGCGGAGTCGCCCAGTGCATGCGTCCGGTCGGCAGCATCGCGCCAACGATCTTGCAACCTCATGACGCCGAAGTCGAAGAAGCGGTCGAGGAAGAAAAGACGCCCACCAAACCGGAAACGACCGAACCCGGAAGCGGTCCGTTTAACGATCCCTTCGGTGGAGGTGGAAACGATCCATTTGGCGCCGGCGGGAATTCCGGTGGAGGTGACGCGAATCCCTTCGGCGGCGGCGATGCCGGAGGTGCAGAGACGATGGATGATCCCTTCGGCGCTCCGGCAGGTGGCGGCGGTGACCCGTTCGGCGAAAATCCGTTTGGTTGA
- a CDS encoding transglutaminase-like domain-containing protein: MTSKAIHRRKEMISADDIRVQRWRIWVLPILLLLESIFVGSTFNTIGLTLLTYSCAALLVIAIVQLMGGYEAITREVVSVADAASIKNNSAGKRPDPGQQRKKRFRLIRAISAPILLVLITLFGILTRVDAHVSANLNFVAMIVDAVAHGALFVSFALWALYPYHGHPSMLAFGLIAMLMAVTGGGVSHTINGQLVAALATLVGYVIGSEHILGRWQLYTAIRRRQKVFRQRLQSREQRFVWGLNDKAKAPLPTSTVSTNSGDVRGPMLFYVLAFSLLLMSTTAAGHLANIMVPGFRIDFLDRLSDSLEKVAGGSMIGSSRYVRGSRLGQIRRHMMGEPTEVALRAIAENAPGYLRGTVFDTYREGAWSPMSDRAYGFDRVGVESIQPRFLDPETPAEIQVRVGADDPDRRRFPVRKNLDEDIIGTVEIYNVPLKGQFVFSSLSTEWIEASVFGVSLTHHDSVAQGVDTQMPYVLGIGERPPQEQLSPIRKEIMMQIPPSIRPVIEEIAFSVCDGRLTPKSKAKAIEEHFQKNFRYSLNRHPAPREIDPVVHFLETQHPAHCEYFATGAAMMLRSVGVPTRYVTGYVANELSESGEFYVARNRDAHAWVEAYDAISGRWFPVEATVGRRYRTLNDNVSLVGDGDGSADAFLNDEDDQSALGRLIGWVLSFRTSDSLTFIFQIAQLPLFCMVVILLWLRYRRRALASGDPMEYESRLMLAKVDRQVRKFSLTRLPGETLHQFSRRIDSAAQASTDPELLKMAARWYRQFADRRYQGQMPEPLAF, translated from the coding sequence ATGACGTCCAAAGCGATCCATCGTCGCAAAGAGATGATTTCGGCAGACGATATTCGAGTTCAACGGTGGCGGATCTGGGTGCTGCCTATTTTGTTGCTTCTGGAATCCATCTTTGTCGGATCGACTTTTAATACGATCGGATTGACGCTGCTGACCTATAGCTGTGCCGCATTGTTGGTGATCGCGATTGTCCAATTGATGGGCGGTTATGAAGCGATCACACGTGAGGTTGTTTCAGTGGCTGACGCAGCTTCGATTAAGAACAATTCCGCCGGTAAGCGGCCCGACCCAGGACAGCAACGCAAAAAACGATTTCGGCTAATCCGTGCGATCTCGGCACCGATCTTGTTGGTGCTGATCACATTGTTCGGAATCCTGACCCGCGTCGACGCTCATGTATCAGCGAATTTGAACTTTGTGGCGATGATCGTCGATGCGGTCGCCCACGGTGCCCTGTTCGTTTCGTTTGCCCTTTGGGCGCTGTACCCCTATCACGGTCATCCGTCGATGCTGGCCTTTGGTTTGATCGCGATGTTAATGGCCGTCACCGGCGGTGGTGTCAGCCATACGATCAACGGTCAATTGGTCGCGGCATTGGCAACCCTGGTCGGCTATGTCATCGGATCGGAACATATCCTCGGCCGCTGGCAACTGTACACCGCCATTCGTCGTCGCCAAAAGGTCTTTCGACAACGATTGCAATCACGCGAACAACGTTTTGTTTGGGGACTGAATGATAAAGCCAAGGCTCCGTTGCCCACATCAACGGTGTCGACAAATTCCGGTGACGTACGCGGGCCAATGCTGTTTTATGTGTTGGCGTTTTCCCTGCTCTTGATGTCGACAACCGCAGCCGGGCACCTCGCCAATATTATGGTACCGGGATTCAGGATCGACTTTCTGGATCGATTAAGCGACTCGTTGGAGAAAGTTGCCGGCGGAAGCATGATCGGTAGCTCACGTTATGTCCGTGGTAGCCGACTCGGACAGATTCGTCGCCACATGATGGGAGAGCCGACCGAGGTTGCGTTGCGTGCGATCGCCGAGAACGCGCCGGGGTACCTGCGTGGGACGGTGTTCGACACGTACCGCGAAGGAGCTTGGTCGCCGATGTCCGACCGAGCGTACGGGTTCGATCGTGTCGGTGTCGAATCGATTCAACCTCGCTTTCTTGACCCAGAAACCCCGGCCGAAATTCAGGTTCGAGTCGGCGCGGACGATCCGGATCGTCGTCGTTTTCCCGTACGGAAAAACCTCGACGAAGACATTATCGGAACGGTCGAGATCTATAACGTTCCGTTGAAAGGCCAATTTGTATTTTCTTCGCTTTCGACCGAATGGATCGAGGCTTCTGTTTTCGGCGTCTCCCTAACGCATCACGATTCGGTGGCTCAAGGCGTCGATACGCAAATGCCCTACGTGCTAGGAATCGGCGAACGGCCACCTCAGGAACAACTGTCGCCGATCCGCAAAGAAATCATGATGCAAATCCCACCGTCGATTCGACCGGTCATCGAGGAGATTGCTTTTTCGGTTTGCGATGGGCGTTTGACTCCCAAGTCGAAAGCCAAAGCGATCGAAGAACATTTTCAAAAGAACTTCCGCTACTCACTCAATCGCCACCCGGCCCCACGTGAGATCGATCCCGTTGTTCACTTTCTGGAAACACAACACCCCGCACACTGCGAGTATTTTGCAACCGGGGCGGCGATGATGTTGCGATCCGTCGGTGTCCCAACACGTTATGTCACCGGATACGTTGCCAATGAACTCAGTGAAAGCGGCGAATTCTACGTGGCCCGCAATCGTGACGCTCATGCATGGGTGGAAGCTTATGACGCAATCAGCGGGCGTTGGTTCCCGGTCGAAGCAACGGTCGGAAGACGCTACCGAACACTCAACGACAACGTTTCCTTGGTCGGTGATGGTGATGGTTCGGCGGACGCTTTTTTAAACGACGAAGACGACCAGTCCGCACTGGGGCGCTTGATCGGATGGGTATTGTCGTTTCGTACCTCAGACTCGCTGACGTTTATTTTTCAAATCGCTCAGCTGCCGTTGTTCTGTATGGTCGTGATCCTGCTCTGGCTGCGGTATCGACGCCGTGCTCTCGCCAGCGGTGATCCAATGGAATATGAAAGCCGACTGATGCTTGCCAAGGTCGATCGACAGGTACGTAAGTTCTCGTTGACGCGTCTTCCCGGAGAAACGTTGCACCAATTCTCACGTCGAATTGATAGTGCGGCTCAAGCGTCTACGGATCCTGAATTACTGAAAATGGCGGCCCGTTGGTACCGGCAATTCGCTGACCGTCGCTACCAGGGGCAAATGCCAGAGCCGCTTGCGTTCTAG